One genomic region from Gossypium hirsutum isolate 1008001.06 chromosome D13, Gossypium_hirsutum_v2.1, whole genome shotgun sequence encodes:
- the LOC107943929 gene encoding copper transporter 5 encodes MMHLTLYWGKNVTLLVDSWKTDSWLSYLLTLLSCFLFSSFYQYMEDRRLRFRSLSSSSTTAVSLLPKYQRSAKIATAVLFGVNSAIGYLLMLALMSFNGGVFLAVVSGLVVGYLFFRLIDDEEPWVVIDNACACA; translated from the coding sequence ATGATGCATTTGACATTAtattggggtaaaaatgtaaccCTCCtcgttgattcatggaaaaccgaTTCATGGCTGAGTTACCTCCTCACTCTACTTTCTTGTTTCCTCTTCTCTTCCTTTTACCAGTACATGGAAGACCGCCGCCTCCGTTTCCGATCCCTCTCTTCCTCCTCCACCACCGCTGTTTCTCTCCTCCCCAAATACCAACGCTCTGCTAAAATCGCGACGGCCGTGCTCTTCGGTGTCAACTCAGCAATTGGCTATCTCCTGATGTTGGCCTTAATGTCGTTCAACGGCGGCGTTTTCTTGGCCGTCGTTTCGGGACTAGTTGTTGGGTACTTGTTTTTCAGGCTTATCGACGATGAGGAACCATGGGTGGTGATCGACAACGCTTGCGCTTGTGCTTGA